In a genomic window of Deltaproteobacteria bacterium:
- a CDS encoding MMPL family transporter, whose product MSERFGRLIVRHRGLSLLLILLATVLLGWKIKDVRFTSETIDLFPKSHPYVETFVKYADVFGGANTAVLAVEVQRGDIFTYETLEKIRRVTRAVELLPGVNNYQVLSIAQRKVKNITAEFIGGGNVRFKAEPIMFPDVPRTGPEIDQLRETVRSDPRIFGTLVSSNSKAALVVAGFLENALDPAAIHAGLKKIVKAEEDANTRLYVIGRPVMLGHIMENYPQLVRLFVATLVSMALVLLLYFRNLRGVLMPLGTAALSAVWGLGFVGWLGHNFDPLVIVVPFIISARALSHSVQLIERFFEECQAGKERKEAAAVTFSGLMAPGLLAIITDAAGVFLVFLTPIPLMQKLALMGGFWVLSFIVSDLVFNTVLLSFLSPPPAKPPRVKATLSDRLLRVVSGWCLGRARWAVLGTTLVVGGVGFYFARYLVIGDVHPGTPMLWPDSKYNQDTLQIARTFANTEILSIIVQGKECPAPPRAELLERHGCDEAGGRCYDDAALSCRRDEDCFGCELKAGTCKTDRGRRCAKDLDCVARDCNPIKSPAVLQTMEFLQREMETLPEVGSSASMAAILPGVVASMHGGDPKWELIPKDRFGAGSLVEQIISKSEPGDLTRFMTPDYQRAAVTLYLKDHKGETLRRVIAKAKEFIAAHPLAEAEFLLASGYGGLLAAVNEVITTAEVKVTFLAFLMVFLCCAVTYRSIVAGLLFLVPLFLSNYVTYAVMGALGIGLDVNALPVVSLGVGLGVDYGLYVVSRIIEEYRVDPDLGRAIDRSIATAGKAVLFTATTMVVGIVFWAWSFLKFQADMGILLAVWMCVSMLGGLILVPTLIYTLKPRFITRTR is encoded by the coding sequence GTGAGCGAAAGATTCGGGCGACTGATCGTTCGGCACCGGGGGCTCTCGCTCCTCCTCATCCTCCTCGCCACGGTCCTCCTCGGCTGGAAGATCAAAGACGTCCGGTTCACCTCCGAGACGATCGATCTCTTCCCGAAGAGCCATCCCTACGTCGAGACCTTCGTCAAGTACGCCGACGTCTTCGGCGGAGCGAACACCGCGGTGCTGGCCGTGGAGGTCCAGCGCGGGGACATCTTCACCTACGAGACGCTCGAGAAGATCCGCCGGGTGACGCGCGCGGTGGAGCTCCTTCCGGGGGTCAACAACTATCAGGTCCTGTCCATCGCCCAGCGCAAGGTGAAGAACATCACTGCCGAGTTCATCGGCGGCGGGAACGTGCGCTTCAAGGCCGAGCCGATCATGTTCCCCGACGTGCCGCGCACCGGGCCCGAGATCGACCAGCTCCGGGAGACGGTCCGCTCGGACCCGCGCATCTTCGGCACCCTCGTCTCGTCGAATTCCAAGGCCGCCCTGGTCGTGGCCGGCTTCCTCGAGAACGCCCTCGACCCGGCGGCGATCCACGCCGGGCTGAAGAAGATCGTCAAGGCCGAGGAGGACGCGAACACCCGGCTCTACGTGATCGGGCGGCCCGTGATGCTCGGCCACATCATGGAGAACTACCCCCAGCTCGTCCGGCTCTTCGTCGCCACGCTCGTCTCGATGGCGCTCGTCCTGCTGCTCTACTTCCGGAACCTCCGCGGCGTGCTGATGCCGCTCGGCACCGCCGCGCTCTCGGCCGTCTGGGGGCTCGGCTTCGTCGGCTGGCTGGGCCACAACTTCGACCCGCTGGTCATCGTCGTGCCGTTCATCATCTCGGCGCGCGCGCTCAGCCACTCCGTGCAGCTCATCGAGCGTTTCTTCGAGGAGTGCCAGGCGGGCAAGGAGCGCAAGGAAGCCGCGGCCGTGACCTTCTCGGGGCTGATGGCGCCCGGACTCCTCGCCATCATCACCGACGCCGCGGGGGTCTTCCTCGTCTTCCTGACGCCGATCCCTCTCATGCAGAAGCTGGCCCTGATGGGTGGTTTCTGGGTGCTGAGCTTCATCGTCAGCGACCTCGTCTTCAACACCGTCCTGCTCTCGTTTCTCTCCCCGCCCCCCGCGAAGCCACCGCGGGTCAAGGCCACGCTCTCCGACCGGCTGCTCCGCGTCGTGAGCGGCTGGTGCCTCGGACGCGCCCGCTGGGCCGTGCTCGGCACGACGCTCGTCGTCGGAGGCGTGGGGTTCTACTTCGCGAGGTACCTCGTGATCGGGGATGTCCACCCGGGGACGCCGATGCTCTGGCCCGACTCCAAGTACAACCAGGACACGCTCCAGATCGCCCGAACCTTCGCCAACACCGAGATCCTGAGCATCATCGTGCAGGGCAAGGAATGCCCCGCTCCGCCCCGCGCAGAGCTCCTGGAGCGACACGGCTGCGACGAGGCCGGGGGCCGCTGTTACGACGACGCGGCGCTGAGCTGCCGCCGCGACGAGGACTGCTTCGGCTGCGAGCTCAAGGCCGGCACGTGCAAGACAGACCGGGGGCGACGCTGCGCGAAGGACCTCGACTGCGTGGCCCGGGACTGCAACCCGATCAAGTCCCCTGCGGTGCTCCAGACGATGGAGTTTCTGCAGCGCGAGATGGAGACGCTCCCCGAGGTCGGCTCGTCGGCCTCCATGGCGGCCATCCTACCGGGGGTCGTCGCGTCGATGCACGGCGGAGATCCGAAGTGGGAGCTCATCCCCAAGGACCGCTTCGGCGCCGGGTCCCTCGTCGAACAGATCATCTCCAAGTCCGAGCCCGGCGACCTGACGCGCTTCATGACCCCCGATTACCAGCGCGCGGCGGTGACGCTCTACCTCAAGGACCACAAGGGCGAGACCCTGCGCCGGGTGATCGCGAAGGCCAAGGAGTTCATCGCCGCGCACCCCCTGGCCGAGGCGGAGTTCCTGCTCGCCTCGGGCTACGGCGGGCTGCTGGCGGCGGTGAACGAGGTGATCACCACGGCCGAGGTGAAGGTCACCTTCCTCGCCTTCCTGATGGTGTTCCTCTGCTGCGCGGTGACCTACCGCTCGATCGTGGCCGGCCTGCTCTTTCTCGTCCCGCTCTTCCTCTCCAACTACGTGACCTACGCCGTGATGGGCGCGCTCGGCATCGGCCTCGACGTGAACGCCTTGCCCGTCGTCTCCCTCGGAGTGGGCCTCGGAGTGGACTACGGGCTCTACGTCGTGAGCCGCATCATCGAGGAGTACCGGGTGGACCCGGACCTCGGGCGAGCCATCGACCGATCCATCGCCACGGCCGGCAAGGCGGTCCTCTTCACCGCCACGACCATGGTGGTGGGGATCGTCTTCTGGGCCTGGTCCTTCCTCAAGTTCCAGGCGGACATGGGGATCCTCCTCGCCGTCTGGATGTGCGTCTCGATGCTCGGCGGGCTGATCCTCGTGCCCACGCTGATCTACACCCTGAAGCCCCGGTTCATCACGCGCACGCGCTGA